In the genome of Dermacentor andersoni chromosome 3, qqDerAnde1_hic_scaffold, whole genome shotgun sequence, one region contains:
- the LOC126538281 gene encoding uncharacterized protein: MNDENSSDRVSVALPLSSINRHVDKAGETSRCLTEAEEVYYGGHVFECAVETAENARFDCLAFVLQTTAISSAPHEVKITVCDAVVDRASCSCKAGKYKCKHIVAVLLHINAARTFDKLSPTDQPQKWGKEHKERVKQGYEPGAVVDLPWANKAKIKKTPQLEGNVLERLLENVSYQSAAKMHLHRATEAMLEPTIEPGCSPSEPAPRDLTLIGSLKELRSFLGISGEVTTEELLEHLQESKSHEDIIMVEKLTRDQAKSSLWLRHRVGMITSSIAYSIFTRVKTLRTKMGPHDLRPLLKKVMRQNNVRTATMCRGSALEGSARKCYQSQRATHENLVVRQWGLFIMEGRPYMGASPDGSVKCNCCPEQVLEIKCPESMKKFLEENMEKNKERALTQNLKRATTYFCQVQVQMGITAVQHADLFVFVNEEDNICIPVLFDEAYFSDVIERSSYFFEQYILPHVLST, encoded by the exons TTGCATTACCGCTGAGCAGCATCAACCGGCATGTGGACAAGGCGGGCGAGACGAGCCGGTGCCTCACTGAGGCGGAGGAGGTTTATTATGGGGGCCACGTCTTTGAGTGCGCCGTCGAAACAGCTGAGAACGCTCGTTTCGACTGTCTGGCGTTCGTCTTGCAAACGACTGCTATCAGCAGTGCTCCTCATGAAGTGAAGATTACTGTTTGCGACGCGGTGGTAGATCGAGCCAGCTGTTCGTGCAAAGCAGG aaaataCAAGTGTAAACACATTGTAGCTGTACTGCTGCATATTAATGCTGCCAGGACTTTCGACAAGCTCTCGCCAACTGACCAGCCACAGAAGTGGGGCAAGGAGCACAAAGAGCGTGTTAAACAAGGGTATGAGCCAGGAGCTGTAGTCGACCTTCCATGGGCAAATAAA GCAAAAATCAAAAAGACTCCCCAGCTGGAAGGCAACGTACTTGAAAGACTTCTGGAGAATGTCAGCTATCAATCTGCAGCAAAAATGCACTTACACAGAG CAACAGAAGCCATGTTGGAGCCAACCATAGAACCAGGATGTTCCCCTTCTGAGCCAGCACCCAGAGACTTAACACTCATTGGTTCTTTGAAGGAGTTAAGAAGTTTTCTTGGCATCAGTGGTGAAGTGACAACAGAAGAGCTACTTGAACACTTGCAGGAAAGCAAGAGTCACGAAGACATTATAATGGTTGAAAAGTTAACACGAGATCAGGCAAAATCTAGTCTCTGGTTGCGCCACAGAGTAGGCATGATCACATCTTCTATTGCCTACAGCATATTTACCCGTGTAAAGACGTTGAGGACAAAGATGGGCCCGCATGATTTGAGACCCTTGCTAAAAAAAGTGATGCGGCAGAATAATGTCCGTACAGCAACAATGTGTCGTGGCAGTGCACTCGAAGGCAGTGCAAGAAAATGTTATCAAAGCCAGCGAGCTACTCATGAGAATTTGGTTGTGAGGCAGTGGGGACTTTTCATTATGGAAGGCCGTCCTTACATGGGTGCAAGTCCAGATGGATCAGTAAAGTGCAACTGTTGTCCTGAGCAGGTACTGGAAATCAAATGCCCTGAATCCATGAAAAAATTCTTGGAAGAGAATAtggagaaaaacaaagaaagggctTTGACTCAGAACCTAAAGCGCGCAACCACATATTTCTGCCAAGTGCAGGTACAAATGGGGATCACGGCAGTTCAGCATGCAGATTTGTTTGTCTTTGTCAATGAAGAAGATAATATTTGCATTCCAGTGCTATTTGATGAGGCATATTTCAGCGATGTGATTGAAAGATCTTCCTATTTCTTTGAGCAGTACATACTGCCACATGTTCTTTCTACATGA